Proteins encoded in a region of the Phoenix dactylifera cultivar Barhee BC4 chromosome 3, palm_55x_up_171113_PBpolish2nd_filt_p, whole genome shotgun sequence genome:
- the LOC103723232 gene encoding divinyl chlorophyllide a 8-vinyl-reductase, chloroplastic — MLLSVSSSDPLLLHSHPHLSSLPNFPSSLLVSPLITHSKLKPRTVKLSIDASNSPNPPSPVLEPTTTPSPSPSFRTKPHKDINILVTGSTGYIGKFVVRELCRRGFNVIAVARERSGIRGRSDKDQTLQRLAGSTVCFSDVTDLDTLDRSLDSLGLPIDAVVCCLASRTGGIKDSWKIDYGATRNSLVAGRRRGASHFVLLSAICVQKPLLEFQRAKLKFEDELEKEAADGTGFTYSIVRPTAFFKSLGGQVETVKGGKPYVMFGDGRLCACKPISEEDLASFIADCVMDEDKACKILPIGGPGKALTPLDQGEMLFRLLGQEPKFLKVPIGVMDFSIGVLDFLSKIFPSLEDAAEFGRIGRYYAAESMLVLDPETGQYSAEKTPSYGKDTLDDFFARVTREGMAGQELGEQTIF, encoded by the coding sequence ATGCTCCTTTCCGTCTCGTCCTCCGATCCCCTTCTCCTCCATTCCCATCCccacctctcctccctccccaaCTTCCCTTCCTCCCTTCTCGTTTCCCCTCTGATAACCCACTCCAAGCTCAAACCCAgaaccgtaaaactctctatcGATGCATCGAATTCCCCCAACCCACCTTCTCCAGTACTCGAACCCACCaccaccccctccccctccccttcctTCAGAACCAAACCCCACAAAGACATCAACATCCTCGTCACCGGCTCCACCGGCTACATCGGCAAGTTCGTCGTCCGCGAGCTCTGCCGGCGGGGCTTCAACGTGATCGCCGTCGCACGCGAGCGCAGCGGCATCCGGGGCCGCAGCGACAAGGACCAGACCCTCCAGCGGCTCGCCGGCTCCACCGTCTGCTTCTCCGATGTCACCGACCTCGACACCCTTGACCGCTCTCTCGATTCCCTCGGCCTCCCCATCGATGCCGTCGTCTGCTGCCTCGCCAGCCGCACTGGCGGCATCAAGGACTCGTGGAAGATCGACTACGGCGCCACCCGGAACAGCCTCGTCGCCGGCCGCCGGCGCGGCGCATCCCACTTCGTCCTCTTGTCCGCCATCTGCGTCCAGAAACCTCTCCTTGAGTTCCAGAGAGCGAAGCTCAAGTTTGAAGATGAGCTCGAGAAGGAGGCTGCTGATGGGACTGGATTCACCTACAGCATCGTTCGCCCGACCGCCTTCTTCAAGAGCTTGGGCGGGCAGGTGGAGACGGTGAAGGGTGGGAAGCCTTACGTGATGTTCGGCGACGGCAGGCTCTGCGCCTGCAAGCCTATCAGCGAGGAGGACCTCGCATCCTTCATTGCTGATTGTGTGATGGATGAAGATAAGGCCTGCAAAATTTTGCCTATTGGCGGACCGGGGAAGGCATTGACACCGTTGGATCAGGGGGAGATGCTGTTCAGGTTGCTCGGACAGGAGCCCAAGTTCTTGAAGGTGCCAATTGGGGTGATGGACTTTTCAATTGGGGTTCTCgattttctttccaaaatatTTCCATCGTTGGAGGATGCGGCAGAGTTTGGGAGGATTGGAAGGTACTATGCAGCTGAGAGTATGCTGGTTTTGGACCCGGAGACGGGGCAGTACAGTGCGGAGAAGACGCCGAGCTATGGGAAGGATACATTGGACGATTTCTTTGCAAGAGTGACCAGAGAAGGGATGGCTGGTCAGGAATTGGGGGAGCAAACcattttttaa
- the LOC120110234 gene encoding uncharacterized protein LOC120110234, with the protein MVPQKSARECFNRIHADLATPTQPQPCSRANRSNFSPVGIFTLSDSKSTELMKAKVKRVRSSRQKILVAQKTARHLIRKHCLIDRSQEADHFSNLETLPYLLPLELPEINSPETPDCTMNPSIFLEKCSERSSLAHKRMLSRFKTRQADPSAEVLKQIKNLALHKKYIDHLHCRDARRRTCAKTANSDADWCNKTKTELEIGALKAARTALISEARDHISHFQQMQSNLLSFDTDDDNADTDDYVDDCDE; encoded by the exons ATG GTGCCACAAAAGTCTGCACGGGAATGCTTCAACAGGATCCATGCTGACCTTGCAACCCCAACTCAACCTCAACCTTGTTCAAGGGCAAATAGATCGAATTTTTCTCCTGTAGGCATTTTCACTTTGTCAGACAGTAAGTCTACAGAACTTATGAAGGCAAAAGTCAAGAGGGTTAGAAGTAGTAGACAGAAGATTCTTGTTGCACAGAAGACAGCAAGGCATTTAATAAGGAAGCACTGCCTTATAGATCGAAGCCAGGAAGCAGATCATTTCTCAAATCTTGAAACTTTGCCATACTTGCTACCTCTGGAACTTCCAGAGATTAACTCACCTGAGACCCCTGATTGCACAATGAATCCCTCCATTTTTCTCGAAAAATGCAGTGAGAGATCTTCATTAGCTCACAAGAGAATGCTCTCAAGATTCAAGACGAGGCAAGCTGATCCAAGTGCTGAAGTTCTGAAGCAGATAAAGAACCTAGCTCTGCATAAAAAGTACATTGACCACCTGCATTGTAGAGATGCAAGGAGAAGAACATGTGCCAAGACCGCAAACTCCGATGCTGATTGGTGTAACAAGACCAAAACAGAGCTGGAAATTGGAGCTCTCAAAGCTGCAAGAACTGCTCTCATCTCTGAGGCAAGAGATCACATCAGTCATTTTCAACAAATGCAGTCTAACTTGTTAAGTTTTGACACAGACGACGACAATGCTGATACTGATGATTATGTTGATGATTGTGATGAATGA